In one Polaribacter sp. ALD11 genomic region, the following are encoded:
- the carA gene encoding glutamine-hydrolyzing carbamoyl-phosphate synthase small subunit — protein sequence MKYQTRKKALVLLADGTIFYGKSVGIEGTSTGEICFNTGMTGYQEIFTDPSYFGQIMVTANAHIGNYGVNNDEVESDGIKISGLICRNFSFTHSRVDSDGNLKDWFEEHNIVAISDVDTRALVAYIRDNGAMNAIISTEIDNIEELKKQLSKVPSMEGLELASKVSTKKPYFIGDENASIRIAALDIGIKKNILRNLVKRGAYVKVFPYNSKFEELEAFNPDGYFISNGPGDPEPLLEAQELAKEIIKRDLPLFGICLGHQVIALANGISTYKMHNGHRGINHPVKNLLTGKGEITSQNHGFAINKDETESNENIEITHVHLNDHTVAGIRLKDKNTFSVQYHPEASPGPHDSEYLFDQFIENIMKVKKVMS from the coding sequence ATGAAATATCAAACTAGAAAAAAAGCATTAGTTTTATTAGCTGACGGAACTATTTTTTACGGTAAATCTGTAGGTATTGAAGGAACTTCTACAGGAGAAATTTGTTTTAATACTGGTATGACAGGTTATCAAGAAATATTTACGGACCCTTCTTATTTCGGACAAATTATGGTTACAGCAAATGCCCATATAGGAAATTACGGAGTAAATAATGATGAAGTTGAATCTGATGGAATTAAAATTTCTGGTTTAATTTGTAGAAATTTTAGTTTTACACATTCTAGAGTTGATTCAGATGGAAATCTGAAGGATTGGTTTGAAGAGCATAATATTGTTGCTATTTCAGATGTAGATACAAGAGCATTAGTGGCATATATAAGAGATAATGGTGCAATGAACGCTATTATTTCTACAGAAATAGACAATATTGAAGAGTTGAAAAAACAATTATCTAAAGTTCCATCTATGGAGGGGTTAGAGTTAGCTTCTAAAGTATCTACTAAAAAACCTTATTTTATTGGAGATGAAAATGCATCTATAAGAATAGCAGCTTTAGACATTGGAATAAAAAAGAACATATTAAGAAACTTGGTTAAACGCGGTGCATATGTTAAAGTATTTCCTTACAATTCGAAATTTGAAGAATTAGAAGCTTTTAATCCTGACGGTTATTTTATTTCAAACGGACCTGGTGATCCTGAACCTTTATTGGAGGCTCAAGAACTTGCAAAAGAAATTATAAAAAGAGATTTGCCTTTATTTGGTATTTGCTTAGGACACCAAGTAATTGCATTAGCGAATGGAATTTCTACGTATAAAATGCACAATGGTCATAGAGGAATAAATCATCCTGTAAAAAATTTATTAACAGGTAAAGGTGAAATAACCTCTCAAAATCATGGTTTTGCTATTAATAAAGATGAAACAGAAAGTAATGAAAATATAGAGATTACTCATGTTCACTTAAATGATCATACGGTTGCTGGAATTCGTCTAAAAGATAAGAATACTTTTTCTGTACAATATCATCCAGAAGCTAGTCCTGGACCACATGATTCTGAATATTTATTTGATCAATTTATAGAAAATATTATGAAAGTTAAAAAAGTTATGTCGTAA
- the eno gene encoding phosphopyruvate hydratase, which produces MSIIISVHARQIFDSRGNPTVEVDVTTENGVLGRAAVPSGASTGEHEAVELRDGGKAYMGKGVLKAVENVNRIIAEELLGVSVFEQNTIDQLMIDLDGTPNKSKLGANAILGVSLAAAKAAANELGMPLYRYVGGVSANTLPLPMMNIINGGSHSDAPIAFQEFMVMPVKAETFSQAMQMGSEIFHNLKKVLHDRNLSTAVGDEGGFAPKLEGTEDALDTIALAVKNAGYSFGDEIMVALDCAAAEFYVNGKYDYSKFEGETGKIRSSKEQADYLAELAANYPIISIEDGMDENDWDGWKYLTEKIGDKVQLVGDDLFVTNVERLSRGIDNGIANSILIKVNQIGTLTETIAAVNMAKNAGYTSVMSHRSGETEDNTIADLAVALNCGQIKTGSASRSDRMAKYNQLLRIEEELGEVAYFPKEKAFNI; this is translated from the coding sequence ATGAGCATTATTATTAGCGTTCACGCACGTCAGATTTTTGATTCAAGAGGAAATCCAACAGTAGAAGTAGATGTAACTACAGAAAATGGAGTTTTAGGTAGAGCAGCTGTTCCTTCAGGAGCTTCTACAGGAGAACATGAAGCAGTAGAATTGCGTGATGGTGGTAAAGCTTATATGGGAAAAGGAGTTTTAAAAGCTGTTGAAAATGTAAACAGAATTATTGCTGAAGAACTTTTAGGAGTTTCTGTTTTCGAGCAAAATACAATTGATCAATTGATGATAGATTTAGATGGTACTCCAAATAAATCTAAATTAGGTGCAAACGCTATTTTAGGTGTTTCCTTAGCCGCAGCAAAAGCCGCAGCTAATGAGTTAGGAATGCCTTTATATAGATATGTTGGTGGAGTTTCAGCTAATACGTTACCACTTCCAATGATGAATATTATTAATGGAGGTTCTCATTCAGATGCACCAATTGCTTTTCAGGAATTTATGGTAATGCCTGTAAAGGCTGAAACCTTTTCTCAAGCAATGCAAATGGGGTCTGAAATTTTTCACAACCTAAAGAAAGTTTTACACGATAGAAATTTATCTACAGCTGTTGGAGATGAAGGAGGTTTTGCACCAAAATTAGAAGGGACAGAAGATGCATTAGATACAATTGCATTAGCAGTTAAAAATGCTGGGTATTCTTTTGGTGATGAAATTATGGTAGCCTTAGATTGTGCTGCTGCAGAATTTTATGTGAACGGAAAATATGATTACTCTAAGTTTGAAGGAGAAACAGGGAAAATAAGATCTAGTAAAGAGCAAGCAGATTATTTAGCTGAATTAGCTGCAAATTATCCTATTATCTCTATTGAAGACGGTATGGATGAGAACGATTGGGATGGTTGGAAATATTTAACTGAAAAAATTGGTGACAAAGTGCAACTAGTAGGTGATGATTTATTTGTTACTAATGTAGAGCGTTTATCTAGAGGAATAGACAACGGAATTGCAAACTCAATTTTAATTAAAGTAAACCAAATAGGTACATTAACAGAAACTATTGCTGCTGTTAATATGGCTAAAAATGCTGGTTATACTTCAGTAATGTCGCACAGATCTGGTGAAACAGAAGACAATACAATTGCAGACTTGGCAGTTGCATTAAATTGTGGACAAATTAAAACTGGTTCTGCATCACGTTCTGACAGAATGGCTAAGTATAACCAATTATTAAGAATTGAAGAAGAGTTAGGCGAAGTTGCCTATTTTCCTAAAGAAAAAGCTTTTAATATCTAA
- a CDS encoding citrate synthase codes for MSDIAKLQIGEDSYEFPLVKGTENEVAIDIKSLRGATKGIITIDPGFKNTGSCESAITFLDGEKGILRYRGYSIEELAEKADFLEVAYALIFGDLPTNEQLEKFKKDICAQSIVDEDIRKIVDAFPKSAHPMGVISSLTSALTAFNPSTVNVESEEEMYNAIVKIMGKFPVLVAWTMRKKQGLPLDYGDCSLGYVENTYKMMFKQPNQEYVTNKIVVDALDKLLILHADHEQNCSTSTVRIAGSSHAGLFASLSAGISALWGPLHGGANQAVLEMLEAIKADGGDTKKYMAKAKDKNDPFRLMGFGHRVYKNFDPRAKIIKKAADEVLNNLGVDDPILEIAKGLEQEALNDPYFVDRKLYPNVDFYSGIIYRAMGIPVEMFTVMFALGRLPGWIAQWKEMRLNKEPIGRPRQIYTGENLRPFKSIDKR; via the coding sequence ATGTCAGATATAGCAAAATTACAAATTGGAGAAGATTCGTATGAATTTCCTCTTGTAAAAGGAACAGAAAATGAAGTTGCAATAGATATTAAATCTTTGCGTGGAGCTACTAAAGGTATTATTACAATAGATCCTGGTTTTAAAAATACGGGCTCTTGTGAAAGTGCTATTACATTTTTAGATGGTGAAAAAGGAATTTTAAGATATAGAGGGTATTCTATTGAAGAATTAGCAGAAAAAGCAGATTTTTTAGAAGTTGCTTATGCATTAATTTTTGGAGATTTACCAACCAATGAGCAGTTAGAAAAGTTTAAAAAAGATATTTGTGCACAATCTATAGTAGATGAAGATATTAGAAAGATTGTAGATGCTTTTCCTAAATCGGCACATCCGATGGGTGTAATTTCATCACTAACATCAGCATTAACAGCATTTAATCCCTCTACTGTAAATGTAGAATCGGAAGAAGAGATGTATAATGCAATTGTTAAAATTATGGGGAAATTTCCTGTGTTAGTGGCATGGACAATGCGTAAAAAGCAAGGGCTTCCGTTAGACTATGGAGACTGTAGCTTAGGTTATGTAGAAAACACCTATAAAATGATGTTTAAACAACCTAATCAAGAGTACGTTACAAATAAAATAGTTGTAGATGCTTTAGATAAATTATTGATCTTACATGCTGATCATGAACAAAACTGTTCTACATCAACTGTAAGAATCGCAGGTTCTTCTCACGCAGGTTTGTTTGCTTCATTGTCAGCAGGAATTTCTGCACTTTGGGGTCCACTTCATGGTGGTGCAAATCAAGCAGTTTTAGAAATGCTTGAAGCTATTAAAGCAGATGGTGGAGATACTAAAAAATATATGGCAAAGGCCAAAGACAAAAATGATCCTTTTAGATTAATGGGTTTTGGGCATAGAGTTTACAAAAACTTTGACCCGAGAGCAAAAATTATTAAAAAGGCTGCAGATGAAGTTTTAAATAATTTAGGAGTTGACGATCCTATTTTAGAAATAGCAAAAGGTTTAGAACAAGAAGCTCTTAACGATCCTTATTTTGTAGATAGAAAACTATATCCAAACGTAGATTTTTATTCAGGAATTATATACAGAGCTATGGGGATTCCTGTAGAAATGTTTACAGTAATGTTTGCCTTAGGACGTTTACCGGGTTGGATTGCACAATGGAAAGAAATGAGATTGAACAAAGAACCTATTGGTAGACCACGTCAGATTTATACAGGAGAAAATTTAAGACCTTTTAAGTCTATAGATAAAAGATAA
- a CDS encoding dimethylarginine dimethylaminohydrolase family protein, whose product MLKLNIKNETSRLRAVVLGIAKSSGPIPKVEDCYDPKSVQHVIAGTYPKEKDMIIEMEAVAAVLEKYNVKVFRPDMIENYNQIFSRDIAFVIDDKLVKANILPDRDQEIEAIHHVISEIDKGNVIELPEECHVEGGDVMPWNDYIFVGTYSGEDYSEHITARTNIDAVIALQELFPEKTVKSFELRKHNTDPKENALHLDCCFQPIGKNKAILHKNGFLVEKEYEWLLNFFGKENVFEIDKEEMFNMNSNIFSISEDVIISEKNFTRLNTWLRKNGFTVEEVAYAEIAKQEGLLRCSTMPLIRD is encoded by the coding sequence ATGTTAAAACTGAATATTAAAAACGAAACTTCTAGGTTAAGAGCAGTAGTTTTAGGAATAGCGAAAAGTAGCGGTCCAATACCAAAAGTAGAAGATTGTTATGATCCTAAAAGTGTACAACACGTAATAGCAGGAACGTATCCTAAGGAAAAAGATATGATTATCGAAATGGAAGCTGTTGCTGCTGTTTTAGAAAAATACAATGTAAAAGTTTTTAGACCAGACATGATTGAAAATTACAATCAGATTTTTTCTAGAGATATTGCTTTTGTTATTGATGATAAATTAGTGAAAGCAAATATTTTACCAGACAGAGATCAAGAAATAGAAGCAATACATCATGTTATTTCTGAAATTGATAAAGGAAACGTTATAGAGCTACCAGAAGAATGTCATGTAGAAGGAGGTGATGTGATGCCTTGGAATGACTATATTTTTGTTGGAACTTATTCTGGAGAAGATTACTCAGAACATATAACGGCACGCACAAATATAGACGCAGTGATTGCTTTGCAAGAATTATTTCCAGAAAAGACTGTTAAATCTTTCGAATTAAGAAAGCACAATACAGACCCTAAAGAAAATGCACTGCATTTGGATTGTTGTTTTCAACCAATAGGAAAAAACAAAGCGATACTTCATAAAAATGGCTTTCTTGTAGAAAAAGAGTATGAATGGCTGTTAAATTTCTTTGGAAAAGAAAATGTTTTTGAAATTGATAAAGAAGAGATGTTTAACATGAACAGTAATATTTTTTCTATTTCTGAAGACGTAATTATATCAGAAAAAAACTTTACACGTTTAAATACTTGGTTACGTAAAAATGGTTTTACCGTAGAAGAAGTTGCATACGCAGAAATAGCAAAACAAGAAGGTTTATTGCGCTGTTCTACAATGCCACTTATAAGAGATTAA
- the ctlX gene encoding citrulline utilization hydrolase CtlX, protein MQQTTNTILMIRPINFRMNEQTAVNNYFQEEIDLKNAEINLKAQEEFDAYVLKLRSYGVGVVVISDTDTFDTPDSIFPNNWISFHSDGTVGLYPMFAENRRLERRDDILNELEKNGFLIENIVDYTSAEHEDLFLEGTGSIILDRVNRKAYCALSARADEDLFIEFCEDFEYTPVVFVANQTVEDERAAIYHTNVMMCIAETFAIICLDSIDDKSERKNVLKHLKEDSKQVIDITEAQMHNFAGNMLQVRGANDELFLVMSKTAHDSLTQSQIAKINNHCKIISSSLETIETCGGGSARCMMAEIFLPKR, encoded by the coding sequence ATGCAACAAACTACAAATACCATCTTAATGATTCGTCCTATTAACTTTAGGATGAATGAACAAACAGCTGTAAATAATTATTTTCAAGAAGAAATTGATTTAAAAAATGCTGAAATCAACCTAAAAGCGCAAGAAGAATTTGATGCTTATGTACTTAAATTAAGAAGTTATGGTGTAGGAGTTGTTGTTATTTCTGATACAGATACATTTGATACTCCAGATTCTATTTTTCCAAATAATTGGATTTCTTTTCACTCAGACGGAACCGTTGGTTTATACCCAATGTTTGCTGAAAATAGACGTTTAGAGAGAAGGGATGATATATTGAATGAATTAGAGAAAAATGGATTTCTTATAGAAAACATTGTAGATTACACCTCTGCAGAACATGAAGATTTATTTTTAGAAGGTACAGGAAGTATTATTCTAGATAGAGTAAATAGAAAAGCATATTGTGCATTGTCTGCAAGAGCAGATGAAGATTTATTTATTGAGTTCTGTGAAGATTTTGAATATACACCTGTAGTTTTTGTTGCCAACCAAACCGTTGAAGATGAAAGAGCAGCAATTTATCATACAAATGTTATGATGTGTATTGCAGAAACCTTTGCTATAATTTGTTTAGATTCTATAGATGATAAATCTGAGAGAAAAAATGTGTTAAAACATTTAAAAGAAGACAGTAAGCAAGTTATTGATATTACAGAAGCACAAATGCATAATTTTGCAGGAAATATGTTGCAAGTTCGTGGTGCAAATGACGAATTATTTTTAGTGATGAGTAAAACAGCTCATGATTCGTTAACACAAAGTCAAATTGCAAAAATTAATAATCATTGTAAAATTATTTCTAGTTCTTTAGAAACGATAGAAACTTGTGGTGGTGGAAGTGCACGTTGCATGATGGCAGAAATATTTCTACCTAAAAGGTAA
- a CDS encoding PrsW family intramembrane metalloprotease, whose amino-acid sequence MSLLLLAIAPVTIIILYIYFKDKYEKEPIGILTKSFLLGATVSIILTFILGYIASIFIPITDIKNVFQQFLKAFIVVALVEEFSKYVIVKFYAQKNKEFNEPFDGIVYSVMVSMGFAALENILYTFQHGAATGLTRAFTAVPAHATFAILMGYFMGKAKFSKHKVKLNLLGLLLATLFHGAYDFFLFINFIPGMWIGAIISLILGIVLSRKAIRKHQNSSIFKV is encoded by the coding sequence ATGAGTTTACTGCTATTAGCTATTGCGCCTGTTACAATTATTATTCTTTATATTTATTTCAAAGATAAATATGAAAAAGAACCAATAGGTATTCTAACCAAAAGCTTCTTATTGGGAGCAACTGTAAGTATTATTTTAACGTTTATTTTAGGTTACATTGCTTCAATTTTTATTCCCATAACAGATATTAAAAATGTTTTTCAGCAATTTTTAAAAGCTTTTATTGTAGTTGCTTTGGTTGAAGAATTTTCTAAATATGTTATTGTAAAATTTTATGCTCAAAAAAACAAGGAATTTAATGAACCTTTTGACGGTATTGTCTATTCGGTAATGGTTTCTATGGGGTTTGCTGCCTTAGAGAATATTTTATATACGTTTCAACATGGTGCAGCAACAGGACTAACTAGAGCGTTTACAGCTGTTCCTGCTCACGCTACTTTTGCTATTTTAATGGGGTATTTTATGGGAAAAGCAAAGTTTTCTAAACATAAAGTAAAACTAAATTTATTAGGTCTTTTGTTGGCAACACTTTTTCATGGCGCTTATGATTTTTTCTTATTCATAAACTTTATACCAGGAATGTGGATTGGAGCAATTATCTCTTTAATATTAGGAATTGTGCTCTCAAGAAAAGCTATTAGAAAGCATCAAAACAGTTCTATCTTTAAAGTTTAA
- a CDS encoding T9SS type A sorting domain-containing protein, with amino-acid sequence MKLKNLLLIFLFNAIFTLSQISNFEEKFELPVAVKETSGLLFLDAKVITHNDSGDSPNLYEIDSLSGKLIRTVSISNAKNVDWEDISENDTHIFIADIGNNNGNRKNLKIYKILKSDFRNNLNVSAEIISFSYEDQVDFSYKPYNSNFDAEAIVIYGNDILVFTKNWADLQTNIYKIPLTTGNYIAKKISSANIEGLITGAVYNDNRFILTGYTTALIPFLIYVSPNRKPGNDIFFSSFNKISLENELGKGNQVEGITNIGFTGKYYLSREKNISTISGTRVTHSQKLYKFHDTTHSLLSLEKNDIEFLKIIPNPIVDKISFETNWCFSKIDVFNLTGKKVYSENLNHLKEIDISFLSKGIYYLKVQFENSKTVVKKIIKL; translated from the coding sequence ATGAAACTGAAAAACTTGCTACTTATATTCTTATTTAATGCAATCTTTACTTTAAGTCAAATAAGTAATTTTGAAGAGAAATTTGAATTACCTGTAGCAGTGAAAGAGACATCTGGTCTATTATTTTTAGATGCAAAAGTAATAACACATAATGATAGTGGAGATAGTCCGAATCTTTATGAAATAGATAGTTTGTCTGGTAAATTAATAAGAACGGTCTCCATCTCTAATGCTAAGAATGTAGATTGGGAGGATATTAGTGAAAATGATACACATATTTTTATTGCTGATATTGGCAACAATAACGGTAACAGAAAAAACTTAAAAATATATAAAATTCTAAAATCAGATTTTAGAAACAACCTTAATGTTTCTGCTGAAATCATTTCGTTTTCTTATGAAGATCAGGTAGATTTTTCATATAAACCATACAATTCTAATTTTGATGCTGAAGCAATTGTTATTTACGGAAATGACATCTTAGTTTTCACTAAAAACTGGGCAGATTTACAGACTAATATTTATAAAATTCCTTTAACAACTGGTAATTATATTGCTAAAAAAATTAGTTCTGCTAACATAGAAGGTCTTATAACTGGCGCAGTTTACAATGATAATCGTTTTATTTTAACAGGTTACACTACCGCTTTAATTCCTTTTTTAATTTACGTTAGCCCTAACAGAAAGCCAGGTAATGATATTTTCTTTTCTAGTTTTAACAAAATATCACTAGAAAATGAACTTGGTAAAGGAAACCAAGTTGAAGGAATTACAAATATTGGTTTTACCGGAAAGTACTATTTATCAAGAGAAAAAAACATCTCTACTATTTCTGGAACAAGAGTTACACATTCACAAAAATTATATAAATTTCATGATACAACTCACTCATTATTATCTCTTGAAAAAAATGATATAGAATTTCTTAAAATTATCCCTAACCCTATCGTTGATAAAATCAGTTTTGAAACTAATTGGTGTTTTTCTAAAATTGATGTTTTTAACCTTACTGGAAAAAAGGTGTATAGTGAGAACCTTAATCATCTGAAAGAAATTGATATTTCTTTCCTTTCAAAAGGTATTTATTATTTAAAAGTTCAATTTGAAAACAGTAAAACTGTTGTAAAAAAAATAATTAAACTTTAA
- the pafA gene encoding alkaline phosphatase PafA, giving the protein MKKAFFYLLSSIILFSSCNTPKVPVKKPKLVIGIVIDQMRYDYLTRYAERYGEGGFNRILKNGFSLENAHYNYIPTYTAVGHASIFTGTTPSNHGIVSNNWYDKYLKESIYCVDDANYKTIGNNGSVGNKSPNRLYTTTVTDQLHLAQNMQGKTIGISIKDRSAILPVGHTANAAYWYDAGNENKWITSSFYMDELPNWVKEFNSNNKADEYLNATWETLYDIKTYTQSRADDNIFEDNLKGQEKPVFPKNLKELRKKNGNFNLIKTVPAGNTITVDYAKATIIGEKLGKSEFTDFLTVSFSSTDYIGHRYGVAAVETEDTYLRLDRDLADFFTFLDSEVGKGNYTLFLTADHAAVHVPSYLQSLKIPAHYMDTKEFRDFILEITQKYFNSKELIENVSNYQIFLDKNKIETLGLDLNVVAQKLADEVINFDEIYKAVTARTLQTTHFTDGIMNSLQNGYNQKFSGDVLMIPNPATLASGRKGTSHGSGYSYDTHVPIIFYGNGIKKGRSSKKYEITDIAPTISNLLKIEAPNGTSGKVIEEVLDK; this is encoded by the coding sequence ATGAAAAAAGCATTTTTCTACCTTTTATCTTCAATTATTTTATTTTCTAGTTGCAATACTCCTAAGGTTCCTGTAAAAAAACCAAAATTAGTAATTGGTATTGTTATAGATCAAATGAGGTATGATTATTTAACTCGTTATGCAGAAAGGTACGGTGAAGGTGGGTTTAATAGAATTTTAAAAAACGGATTTTCATTAGAAAATGCACACTATAATTACATACCCACATATACTGCTGTTGGGCATGCTTCTATTTTTACAGGAACAACGCCAAGTAATCATGGTATTGTTTCTAATAATTGGTATGATAAGTATTTAAAAGAAAGTATTTATTGTGTAGATGATGCGAATTATAAAACTATTGGAAATAATGGTTCTGTTGGAAATAAATCTCCGAACAGATTGTATACAACAACAGTTACAGACCAACTTCACTTAGCACAAAACATGCAGGGGAAAACTATTGGAATCTCTATTAAAGATAGGTCTGCAATTTTGCCTGTTGGTCATACAGCAAATGCTGCTTATTGGTACGATGCTGGAAATGAAAATAAATGGATTACAAGTTCTTTTTATATGGACGAATTACCAAATTGGGTAAAGGAATTTAACAGTAACAATAAAGCTGATGAATATCTAAACGCTACTTGGGAAACTTTATACGACATAAAAACATACACGCAAAGTAGAGCAGATGATAATATTTTTGAAGATAATTTAAAAGGACAAGAAAAACCTGTTTTTCCGAAGAACTTAAAAGAATTAAGAAAAAAGAATGGTAATTTTAATTTGATCAAAACAGTGCCTGCAGGAAATACAATTACTGTAGATTATGCAAAAGCAACTATTATTGGTGAAAAATTGGGTAAATCTGAATTTACAGATTTTTTAACAGTAAGTTTTTCATCAACAGATTATATAGGTCATAGGTATGGTGTTGCTGCTGTTGAAACTGAAGATACTTATTTACGTTTAGACAGAGATTTAGCAGATTTTTTCACCTTTCTAGATTCTGAAGTTGGTAAAGGAAACTACACCTTATTTTTAACTGCAGATCATGCAGCTGTGCATGTTCCTTCTTATTTACAATCTTTAAAAATCCCTGCACATTATATGGACACTAAAGAGTTTAGAGATTTTATCTTAGAAATTACGCAAAAATATTTTAATTCTAAGGAGTTGATTGAAAATGTTTCTAATTATCAGATATTTTTAGATAAAAATAAAATTGAAACTTTGGGATTAGACCTAAATGTGGTTGCTCAAAAATTAGCTGATGAAGTAATCAATTTTGATGAAATATACAAAGCAGTTACGGCAAGAACCTTGCAAACAACTCATTTTACAGACGGAATTATGAATTCTCTTCAGAATGGGTATAATCAAAAGTTTTCTGGTGATGTTTTAATGATTCCTAATCCTGCAACTCTTGCTAGTGGTAGAAAAGGAACAAGTCATGGTTCTGGATATTCTTATGATACGCATGTACCTATTATTTTCTATGGAAACGGAATTAAAAAAGGACGCTCTTCAAAAAAATATGAAATCACAGATATTGCACCAACAATTTCCAATTTATTAAAAATTGAAGCTCCGAATGGTACTTCAGGAAAAGTAATTGAAGAAGTTTTAGATAAATAA
- a CDS encoding ABC transporter permease, with translation MTYLEHVGKYFMMLGRVFKKPQKFRVFYQALMKEIEDLGIKSLGIIMFISFFIGGVIALQTALNLDSPFIPDSLIGFAAKRSIILEFAPTFCCIILAGKVGSYITSSIGTMRVTEQIDALEVMGINALNFLVLPKVLAALLFYPFLITLAMVLGIFGGWVSGVLSGLFSGADYITGIQTDFKPFLIVYALIKTLIFSFLIATVPSYHGFYVKGGSIAVGRASTQAVVWTTILIVIANYFLTQMLLT, from the coding sequence ATGACGTATTTAGAACATGTAGGTAAGTATTTTATGATGTTGGGGCGTGTTTTTAAAAAACCACAAAAATTCCGTGTTTTTTATCAAGCTTTAATGAAAGAGATTGAAGACTTAGGTATAAAATCTCTGGGTATTATTATGTTTATATCTTTCTTTATTGGTGGTGTAATTGCACTGCAAACCGCATTGAACTTAGACAGTCCTTTTATTCCAGATTCTTTAATAGGTTTTGCTGCAAAAAGGTCTATAATATTAGAGTTTGCACCAACTTTTTGTTGTATTATCTTAGCAGGTAAAGTTGGTTCTTATATAACATCTAGTATTGGTACAATGCGCGTTACAGAGCAAATAGATGCGTTAGAAGTTATGGGTATAAATGCTCTTAATTTTTTAGTCTTACCAAAAGTTCTAGCCGCTTTATTATTTTATCCCTTTTTAATTACTTTGGCAATGGTCTTAGGTATCTTCGGTGGATGGGTTTCAGGTGTGCTTTCAGGTTTGTTTTCTGGAGCAGACTATATTACAGGTATTCAAACAGATTTTAAGCCATTTTTAATTGTCTATGCATTAATAAAGACGCTTATTTTTTCATTTTTAATAGCTACAGTACCTTCTTATCATGGTTTTTATGTAAAAGGTGGCTCAATCGCTGTTGGTAGAGCAAGTACGCAAGCTGTTGTTTGGACCACAATTTTAATTGTAATAGCTAATTATTTTCTAACTCAAATGTTGTTAACTTAA
- a CDS encoding ABC transporter ATP-binding protein yields the protein MIEVKNLHKGFNGVEVLKGITTTFLPGKTNLIIGQSGSGKTVFLKSLIGLHIPEKGTVSFDGRINTAFSEEQKMQWRQEIGMVFQGSALFDSQTVEENIMFPLKMFTEKSKSEMLDRVNTVLKRVNLEDSNKKLPAELSGGMQKRVAIARAIVMNPKYLFCDEPNSGLDPQTAIVIDNLIQEITEEYKITTVINTHDMNSVIEIGEKIIFLNKGVKAWEGTNEDIFSTDNEAVVDFVYSSNLLKKVRQVYLDEKK from the coding sequence ATGATAGAGGTTAAAAATTTACACAAAGGTTTTAATGGAGTAGAAGTTCTAAAAGGAATAACTACTACTTTTTTACCAGGAAAGACCAATTTAATTATTGGACAAAGCGGTTCTGGAAAAACGGTTTTTTTAAAATCTTTAATAGGTCTTCATATTCCTGAAAAAGGAACAGTTTCGTTTGATGGAAGAATAAATACAGCCTTTTCTGAAGAACAAAAAATGCAATGGAGACAAGAGATTGGTATGGTTTTTCAAGGAAGTGCATTGTTCGATTCTCAAACAGTTGAAGAAAATATAATGTTTCCTTTAAAGATGTTTACAGAAAAATCGAAATCTGAAATGTTAGATCGTGTAAACACGGTTCTAAAACGTGTTAACTTAGAAGACTCTAATAAGAAGTTACCAGCAGAGTTATCTGGCGGTATGCAAAAGAGAGTTGCCATTGCAAGAGCAATTGTAATGAATCCTAAATATTTGTTCTGTGATGAACCAAACTCTGGTTTAGATCCTCAAACAGCAATTGTAATAGACAACTTAATTCAAGAAATTACAGAAGAATATAAAATTACAACTGTAATTAATACACATGATATGAATTCTGTAATAGAAATTGGAGAAAAAATTATTTTTTTAAATAAAGGAGTTAAAGCGTGGGAAGGAACAAATGAAGATATATTTTCTACTGATAATGAAGCGGTTGTAGATTTTGTTTATTCTTCTAATTTATTGAAGAAAGTAAGGCAAGTTTATTTAGATGAAAAAAAATAA